The following are encoded together in the Roseobacter denitrificans OCh 114 genome:
- a CDS encoding tetratricopeptide repeat protein, whose protein sequence is MKLKLIALCFFAAPAFAQCPPVSDITGQIEQLAAEARTAENEMAGRAVSDQMWQLWLIAPDEPAQEMLDAGMRARTSYDYHAAIEAFSRLIDYCPAYAEGYNQRGFIQFLRQDYEAALVDLDAALARSSNHVGAQSGRALTLMNLGRIDEARVQLREALENNPWLSERALLNEGAPLAPVGQDI, encoded by the coding sequence ATGAAACTGAAACTCATCGCTCTTTGTTTTTTCGCGGCGCCCGCCTTTGCGCAATGTCCGCCGGTGTCGGATATCACGGGGCAGATTGAACAACTCGCGGCAGAGGCCCGCACGGCCGAGAATGAAATGGCCGGGCGCGCGGTCTCGGATCAGATGTGGCAGCTTTGGTTGATCGCGCCTGATGAGCCTGCGCAGGAAATGCTGGACGCGGGCATGCGCGCGCGCACCAGCTATGATTATCATGCCGCGATTGAGGCTTTCTCGCGGCTGATCGACTACTGTCCCGCCTATGCCGAAGGGTACAACCAGCGCGGCTTTATCCAGTTTCTGCGTCAGGATTATGAGGCGGCATTGGTGGATCTGGATGCGGCCTTGGCGCGATCTTCAAACCATGTGGGCGCGCAGTCCGGACGGGCGTTGACCCTGATGAACCTTGGCCGAATCGACGAGGCGCGTGTGCAATTGCGTGAGGCGCTCGAAAACAATCCGTGGCTGTCTGAACGCGCCTTGCTCAACGAAGGAGCGCCGCTTGCGCCGGTGGGTCAGGACATCTGA
- a CDS encoding Lrp/AsnC family transcriptional regulator: MEFLSGDRTNEQMDIDRFDRAILSVLAEDGRISITDLSKRIGLSKSPTQARLRRLEQSGVVIGYRALLDPIRLGLDHVAFVEVRLSDTREAALNAFNLAIARVPQIEQAHMIAGNFDYLLKVRTRDMSDYRRFLGETISELPHVENTSTYVAMQAVKETMLAEKG, from the coding sequence ATGGAATTTTTATCAGGTGACAGGACAAATGAGCAAATGGATATCGACCGGTTTGATCGTGCGATCCTGTCCGTACTGGCCGAAGATGGCCGGATCAGCATCACCGATCTGTCCAAGCGGATCGGCTTGTCCAAATCGCCCACGCAAGCGCGTCTGCGGCGGCTCGAACAAAGTGGTGTCGTGATCGGATATCGGGCCTTGCTGGACCCGATCCGATTGGGCTTGGATCACGTGGCTTTCGTCGAAGTGCGCCTGAGTGATACCAGAGAGGCGGCGTTGAATGCGTTCAACCTCGCGATTGCGCGGGTGCCGCAGATCGAGCAAGCCCATATGATTGCTGGGAATTTTGACTATCTTCTGAAGGTGCGCACGCGCGACATGTCTGATTACCGCCGCTTTCTGGGCGAGACGATCTCGGAGCTGCCCCATGTCGAAAACACCTCCACCTATGTGGCGATGCAGGCGGTGAAGGAAACAATGCTGGCGGAAAAGGGTTGA